The following coding sequences lie in one Anas acuta chromosome 17, bAnaAcu1.1, whole genome shotgun sequence genomic window:
- the SLC35E4 gene encoding solute carrier family 35 member E4 — MCPRCPGGDEAAMTAAGGTLQPRRPEPGWQLSGPPLSLALTVLAWLGTGTALAGLNKWIFAAHGFRYPLLLSSLHMLAAVALGYPLGWARGPLPSVRPRARIYLLSLTFCGSVALGNLGLSLVPLDAAQAVHATAPLATLLLSALLRGRRHHPLQYAAMGPVCAGAACSIAGGIHFHQPGGCVLLAATVLRALKSLQQSLLLQEDRLDAVSLLCLTALPSFWLLFGAAVALEVAPAWEGVLRYDGSLWGCVLLSCLGSVLYNLASFCVLSLTSALTIHLLGNLTVVGNLLLSRLLFGSHLSGLSYLGIGLTLAGMFMYHQPQLVARRWAAWPGRAPHRSE; from the exons ATGTGCCCGCGGTGCCCCGGCGGTGATGAAGCAGCGATGACGGCCGCCGGCGGGACCCTCCAGCCCCGCAGACCTGAGCCGGGGTGGCAGCTGTCGGGGCCGCCTCTGTCGCTGGCCCTCACCGTGCTGGCCTGGCTGGGCACCGGCACTGCCCTGGCCGGCCTCAACAAATGGATTTTCGCCGCCCACGGCTTCCGCTACCCGCTGCTGCTGTCGTCCCTGCACATGCTGGCGGCAGTGGCGCTGGGGTACCCGCTGGGGTGGGCACGGGGCCCGCTGCCATCCGTCCGTCCCCGGGCCAGGATCTACCTGCTGAGCCTCACCTTCTGCGGCAGCgtggccctgggcaacctggggCTGAGCCTGGTGCCGCTGGACGCGGCGCAAGCAGTGCACGCCACCGCCCCGCTCGCCACCCTGCTGCTGTCGGCGCTGCTGCGGGGCCGCCGGCACCACCCGCTGCAGTACGCGGCCATGGGGCCCGTCTGCGCCGGGGCCGCCTGCAGCATCGCCGGTGGCATCCACTTCCACCAGCCCGGCGGCTGCGTCCTCCTCGCCGCCACCGTCCTGCGCGCCCTCAAGTCGCTGCAGCAGA gcctgctgctgcaggaggaccGGCTGGACGCtgtctccctgctctgcctcacCGCCCTGCCCAGCTTCTGGCTCCTTTTTGGGGCGGCCGTGGCGCTGGAGGTGGCCCCGGCCTGGGAAGGCGTCCTGCGCTACGACGGTTCCCTCTGGGGCTGCgtcctgctcagctgccttgGCTCCGTCCTCTACAACCTGGCCAGTTTCTGCGTCCTCTCCCTCACCTCCGCCCTCACCATCCACCTCCTGGGCAACCTCACCGTGGTGGGCAACCTCCTGCTCTCCCGCCTGCTCTTCGGCAGCCACCTGAGCGGGCTCAGCTACCTGGGCATCGGGCTGACGCTGGCCGGGATGTTCATGTACCACCAGCCGCAGCTCGTCGCGAGGCGCTGGGCAGCGTGGCCGGGCCGTGCCCCCCACAGGAGCGAGTAG
- the TCN2 gene encoding transcobalamin-2, whose amino-acid sequence MWLLLVLLPVAALPARGCRAPEEAAVRVLSARLLGLAEKPGLDADPGVYVGLRLAGDHDLHAERRYLERLQDAFQGRYGRSLDSDSHSSHGHRHRDAGHSKDTRAASQWPETGRLALYLLGLRASCPPPDPRPQRFLVTWLKYYLEKDWAGSRRHSHPLTSYYQYSLGVLALCVHGKRVREEVIQRLLVAEQHRRFRHAGSSAVDTEAVVALAFTCLEREKLVRSRLAAELRAAVRDIRERFVEVQSKDGLIGNIFSTPLAMQVFIATDECRTHTAYGRAMAALLQHLDAFTSAAAMAQALPVLHGRSYLDIASMQCKEEPDTLTPLTIEPLPVGPGNMMVRLVVECPVAQCPQHLLYNLPVPVPTGASLLDLLGAAPAQGPQNFTFETQDTPQGPFLTSVLGLAAQPQERHYWQLLGGLGGSLQMGVADYRPEDGETVILRLSKW is encoded by the exons ATGTGGCTGCTCCTCGTCCTGCTGCCGGTGGCCGCGCTCCCCGCCCGGGGCTGCC gggCGCCGGAGGAGGCGGCGGTGAGGGTGCTGAGCGCacggctgctggggctggcggAGAAGCCAGGGCTGGACGCTGACCCCGGTGTCTACGTGGGTCTGCGCCTCGCCGGGGACCACGACCTGCACGCCGAGCGGCGCTACCTGGAGCGCCTGCAGGATGCCTTCCAGGGACGTTACGGCCG GAGCCTGGATTCGGACAGCCACTCGTCCCACGGTCATCGCCACCGGGATGCCGGGCACAGCAA GGACACCAGAGCAGCGTCACAGTGGCCGGAGACGGGGCGGCTGGCACTGTacctgctggggctgcgggcCTCCTGCCCCCCGCCAGACCCCAGACCCCAGCGCTTCCTGGTGACGTGGCTCAAGTACTACCTGGAGAAGGACTGGGCAG GTTCCCGACGGCACAGCCACCCCCTCACCAGTTACTACCAGTACAGCCTGGGCGTGCTGGCGCTGTGTGTCCACGGCAAGCGGGTGCGCGAGGAGGTGATCCAGCGGCTGCTGGTGGCCGAGCAGCACCGGCGGTTCCGGCACGCGGGCAGCAGTGCCGTGG ACACGGAGGCGGTGGTGGCGCTGGCCTTCACCTGCCTGGAGCGGGAGAAGCTCGTCAGGTCCAGGCTGGCGGCGGAGCTGCGGGCAGCCGTGCGTGACATCAGGGAAAGGTTTGTGGAGGTGCAGAGCAAGGACGGCCTCATCGGCAACATCTTCAGCACCCCCTTGGCCATGCAG gtCTTCATCGCCACCGACGAGTGCAGGACGCATACGGCGTACGGCCGGGCCATGGCcgcgctgctgcagcacctggacGCCTTCACCAGCGCCGCGGCCATGGCCCAGgcactgcctgtgctgcacGGCCGCAGCTACCTGGACATCGCCTCCATGCAGTGCAAGGAGGAGCCGG ACACGCTGACACCCCTCACCATTGAGCCGCTGCCCGTGGGGCCGGGGAACATGATGGTGCGGCTGGTGGTGGAGTGCCCGGTGGCACAGTGCCCCCAGCACCTGCTCTACAACCTCCCGGTGCCCGTGCCCACCGGCGCCTCCCTCCTGGACCTGCTCGGGGCAGCCCCAGCGCAGGGACCCCAAAATTTCAC gTTTGAGACCCAGGACACCCCCCAGGGCCCCTTCCTGACCTCGGTGCTGGGCCTGGCAGCGCAGCCGCAGGAGCGGCACtactggcagctgctgggcgGCCTCGGCGGCAGCCTGCAGATGG GTGTTGCCGACTACAGACCGGAGGACGGGGAGACCGTCATCCTGCGCCTGAGCAAGTGGTAG